CTAACCGGGAGGTCCCAGTGTTTCATCTAACACCGGCGGCATGGATAATCGCCGGTTTGGTCCTTGCTGCCCTTGAGATGTTCATACCGGCGATGGTGGTCATCTGGTTCGGAATCGCCGGGGTCGTCACCGGCATCCTGGCGATATTCGTCCACAACCCGTTCATCCAGTTCAGCGTCTTTGTCGTCCTGTCTGTCTTGATGGTAGTCTTCTCGCAGCGGATAGCGAGGAGGATAACCCATCCTGAACCGGAACGGGTCGGCGCGAACCGGTGGGTCGGCGTGAGTGGGCGGGTGACGACCGACATCAAGCCGCCCGAGTTCGGCCGGGTGAAGTTGCACGGCGAGGAATTGCGGGCGACCGCTACGCACGAGATAAAGGCGGGTAGCCCGGTCCGCGTGGTT
This is a stretch of genomic DNA from bacterium. It encodes these proteins:
- a CDS encoding NfeD family protein codes for the protein MFHLTPAAWIIAGLVLAALEMFIPAMVVIWFGIAGVVTGILAIFVHNPFIQFSVFVVLSVLMVVFSQRIARRITHPEPERVGANRWVGVSGRVTTDIKPPEFGRVKLHGEELRATATHEIKAGSPVRVVAVEGTHLIVESAKEGVAE